From the genome of Candidatus Methylopumilus turicensis, one region includes:
- the hemA gene encoding glutamyl-tRNA reductase, with protein MQLFTVGVNHTTAPISIRENVAFQHETLAHALRDLTSHGVREAAILSTCNRTELYCNTSHPEQALAWLAQYHKLDRDNIQPYIYTLPSDEAVKHAFRVASGLDSMVLGEPQILGQMKQAVKIAETAGTVGTLLHKLFQRTFAVAKEVRTSTDIGASSLSMAAASVRLAQRLFGNLQDKHVLFIGAGEMITLCAEHFTAQKPASITVANRTLERGEELAALFNGQAILLSELPDRLHEFDIVITSTASQLPIVGLGMVERAVKARKRRPMFMVDLAVPRDIEPEVAKLDDVYLYTVDDLAQVVQEGLGNRQEAALEAEVIITERVEHFMHWLKTRDAVPTIRALRDQAENLRLTELEKAQKLLAKGEDPAAVIEALSNALTNKFLHAPSHALNHSTGHEHEQLETLLRQLYQIKT; from the coding sequence ATGCAATTATTCACGGTTGGTGTCAATCACACCACAGCCCCAATCTCTATTCGCGAAAACGTGGCGTTTCAACATGAAACCTTAGCCCATGCACTTCGCGACTTGACCTCACATGGCGTGCGTGAGGCTGCGATTTTATCGACCTGCAACCGCACTGAGCTTTACTGCAACACCTCACACCCAGAACAAGCGCTTGCTTGGCTTGCGCAATATCACAAGCTCGATCGTGACAACATTCAGCCCTACATTTACACCTTGCCGAGCGACGAGGCTGTTAAACATGCATTTCGTGTGGCATCTGGTTTGGATTCTATGGTGCTAGGCGAACCACAAATCTTGGGACAAATGAAACAAGCCGTCAAAATTGCTGAAACAGCTGGCACCGTTGGCACCCTTCTGCACAAACTTTTTCAGCGTACCTTTGCCGTCGCCAAAGAAGTGCGCACTTCCACAGACATCGGAGCAAGTTCGCTTTCGATGGCTGCTGCGTCAGTGCGTTTAGCCCAACGTTTATTCGGCAATCTGCAAGATAAGCATGTCCTGTTTATCGGCGCGGGCGAAATGATTACGCTTTGCGCTGAACACTTTACCGCACAAAAACCGGCCAGTATCACTGTAGCCAATCGAACCCTAGAGCGCGGAGAAGAGTTGGCAGCATTATTTAATGGCCAAGCCATTTTATTATCCGAATTGCCTGACCGGTTACATGAATTTGATATTGTGATCACCAGCACAGCAAGCCAATTACCCATCGTCGGGCTAGGGATGGTGGAACGGGCAGTAAAAGCGCGTAAACGCCGCCCAATGTTCATGGTTGATTTGGCTGTGCCGCGTGACATTGAACCTGAAGTCGCAAAATTAGATGATGTGTATTTATATACAGTCGATGATTTGGCCCAAGTGGTCCAAGAGGGCTTAGGAAACCGCCAAGAGGCAGCACTTGAAGCCGAAGTGATTATCACTGAGCGTGTTGAACACTTTATGCATTGGCTCAAGACACGCGACGCCGTGCCAACCATACGCGCACTCCGTGATCAGGCAGAAAATTTACGTTTAACTGAACTTGAAAAAGCACAAAAACTATTGGCAAAAGGCGAAGATCCCGCCGCGGTCATTGAGGCCTTGAGCAATGCACTCACCAATAAATTTTTACATGCCCCAAGTCATGCGCTCAACCACAGCACAGGGCATGAGCACGAACAACTAGAGACGCTGTTGCGTCAACTTTACCAAATTAAAACTTAA
- the trpC gene encoding indole-3-glycerol phosphate synthase TrpC, with translation MSDILNKILATKREEVAAAQAIKSLDDLRVEAYNEPDPRDFVGNIFNKVDANLPAVIAEIKKASPSKGVIRENFNPAEIAKSYEKGGAACLSVLTDQQYFQGSPEYLKQARAACKLPVLRKDFMIDPYQVYEARAMGADCILLIAAALELAQMKELEELSHDLGMAVLVEVHDADELQLALQLETPLIGINNRNLRTFDVTLQTTLDLLKLMPEDRFVVTESGIFTPEDVSLMMNNQVNAFLVGEAFMRQPDPGAELARVFASPASGCSS, from the coding sequence ATGTCAGACATTTTAAATAAAATTTTAGCCACGAAACGTGAGGAAGTTGCCGCCGCTCAAGCAATTAAATCACTCGATGATCTTCGTGTAGAGGCCTACAACGAGCCTGACCCAAGAGATTTCGTCGGCAACATTTTTAATAAAGTGGATGCGAATTTACCTGCGGTCATTGCTGAAATTAAAAAAGCGAGCCCTTCAAAAGGCGTGATTCGTGAAAATTTCAATCCTGCAGAAATCGCTAAATCTTATGAAAAAGGCGGCGCAGCATGTTTGTCAGTATTAACCGATCAACAGTATTTTCAGGGATCACCTGAATACTTGAAACAAGCACGCGCGGCTTGTAAATTGCCTGTGTTACGCAAAGATTTCATGATTGATCCATACCAAGTCTATGAAGCACGTGCGATGGGTGCCGATTGTATTTTGCTGATTGCTGCTGCGCTTGAGTTAGCGCAAATGAAAGAGTTGGAAGAACTTTCGCACGACCTCGGCATGGCCGTGTTGGTGGAAGTGCATGATGCTGACGAGTTGCAATTAGCCTTGCAATTAGAAACGCCGCTCATCGGGATTAACAACCGTAATTTACGCACGTTTGACGTGACATTGCAGACCACGCTAGATTTATTGAAGCTGATGCCGGAAGATCGTTTTGTGGTCACCGAGTCTGGCATTTTCACGCCAGAAGATGTGTCATTGATGATGAACAATCAAGTGAATGCATTCTTGGTCGGTGAAGCGTTTATGCGTCAACCAGACCCGGGCGCTGAGCTTGCTCGCGTGTTTGCATCGCCAGCCTCAGGTTGTTCATCTTAA
- a CDS encoding MFS transporter, producing the protein MNQQFKLLREKRFLPFFCTQFLGALNDNVFKTALITMAVFHTADLTSLNGAVLATLLPGIFILPFFLFSASAGQIADKFEKSQLIRFVKIFEVILMLFAALGFVLHLFWLLVLALFMMGMHSTLFGPVKYAYLPQNLAESELVGGNGMVEMGTFVAILLGQMIGAGLGMHQGGELLTGLSILGLALLGYMASKQIPNSPAAEPHLNINWNPMTETGRNIAFVWKSQSIWLAIIGISWFWFYGAILLAQFPVFAKEILHGDESEFILLLAVFSVGVGVGSLLCEKLSKGIVEIGLVPIGAMGMMAFGVDLYTASASGVADWRLLLDIALIGLFGGVYIVPLYALIQSRAQKTHQSRVIAANNILNALFMVISAVFAMMIFKLGLNIPQLFLVTALMNPLVIIYLCLRQPEYFSRMKSWLGG; encoded by the coding sequence ATGAATCAGCAATTTAAGTTGTTACGTGAAAAGCGCTTTTTGCCATTTTTTTGTACCCAATTTTTGGGCGCACTCAATGACAATGTCTTCAAAACTGCTTTAATTACCATGGCGGTATTTCACACGGCTGATTTAACCTCACTTAATGGCGCGGTCCTTGCCACCTTGTTGCCAGGCATTTTTATTTTGCCTTTCTTTTTATTCTCGGCCTCGGCAGGGCAAATTGCCGATAAGTTTGAAAAGTCTCAGCTCATTCGTTTTGTCAAAATATTTGAAGTCATTTTGATGCTATTTGCGGCGCTTGGGTTTGTGCTCCATCTGTTTTGGCTATTAGTTTTGGCGCTTTTTATGATGGGCATGCACTCCACTTTATTTGGGCCAGTGAAATACGCTTATCTGCCGCAAAATCTCGCTGAGTCTGAATTGGTTGGCGGCAATGGCATGGTGGAAATGGGCACCTTTGTTGCTATCTTATTGGGGCAAATGATTGGCGCGGGGCTTGGCATGCATCAAGGCGGTGAGCTGTTAACGGGCTTGAGTATTCTGGGCCTAGCCTTGCTCGGCTATATGGCTAGCAAGCAAATTCCTAACTCTCCTGCGGCTGAACCTCATCTCAACATCAATTGGAACCCAATGACAGAAACGGGTCGTAATATCGCGTTTGTTTGGAAAAGTCAGTCAATATGGCTGGCGATTATTGGCATCTCATGGTTTTGGTTTTATGGCGCGATCTTACTTGCGCAATTCCCTGTATTTGCCAAGGAGATTTTGCATGGCGACGAAAGTGAGTTCATTCTCTTGCTTGCGGTATTTTCAGTCGGGGTTGGGGTTGGTTCGCTACTGTGCGAAAAGCTATCCAAAGGCATCGTAGAAATTGGCTTGGTGCCAATTGGGGCCATGGGCATGATGGCGTTTGGGGTGGATTTATATACGGCTAGCGCGAGTGGTGTTGCTGATTGGCGCTTGCTATTGGATATTGCCTTGATTGGTTTATTCGGCGGAGTTTATATCGTGCCGCTTTATGCACTGATTCAATCTCGCGCCCAGAAGACCCATCAATCTAGAGTGATTGCCGCGAACAATATTTTGAATGCTTTGTTCATGGTGATATCCGCGGTGTTTGCGATGATGATATTTAAGTTAGGGCTTAACATTCCACAACTATTTTTAGTCACCGCGCTGATGAACCCGCTGGTGATTATTTACCTGTGTTTACGTCAGCCTGAATACTTCAGCCGCATGAAAAGCTGGCTAGGTGGGTAA
- a CDS encoding cupin domain-containing protein: MQNIVVEKKPAQSRLDSLNVAKWPTWEKEVSVFPWVFPEQEIAYILEGECVITPEGGKPVKFGKGDLVTFPAGMKASWEVKKPLHKHYKLDGNALTQILRRIKLKIGL; this comes from the coding sequence ATGCAAAATATCGTCGTAGAGAAAAAACCAGCACAAAGCAGACTCGATAGCCTCAACGTGGCTAAATGGCCGACTTGGGAAAAAGAAGTATCTGTATTCCCTTGGGTATTTCCAGAACAAGAAATTGCCTACATTTTAGAGGGCGAATGTGTGATTACCCCAGAGGGTGGCAAGCCAGTCAAATTTGGCAAAGGCGATTTAGTGACATTTCCTGCCGGCATGAAAGCAAGCTGGGAAGTGAAAAAACCGCTACACAAACATTACAAGCTAGATGGCAATGCGCTCACGCAAATTTTACGCCGCATTAAACTTAAAATCGGCCTATAA
- a CDS encoding 2OG-Fe dioxygenase family protein gives MAGTHPLLKLREDLLATVTKTGFSFCPSAAMQAWLLTQSPDALSDWSDFANSWNNMPLDEHMADGGRYRRRRYAVLNTTSRNSEIVLAPHQPHYQSLNYNALNGGIARDFEAIQTSTIQSNSMQSVLKFCQTVFSELMPNTPWHIECHQFRIEANDEAFGKPTPEGIHRDGVDFVLVMMVKRQNISSGTTTMHDLEHKNLDSFTLTEPLDVAIVNDHRCMHGVTPIVPLDPTQPAYRDVLVVTFKKFKQ, from the coding sequence TTGGCAGGTACGCACCCATTGCTTAAACTGCGCGAAGATCTACTCGCGACAGTTACAAAAACAGGCTTTAGCTTTTGTCCAAGTGCAGCAATGCAGGCTTGGCTATTGACGCAATCTCCAGATGCCTTAAGTGATTGGTCTGATTTTGCAAACAGCTGGAACAACATGCCGCTCGATGAACACATGGCGGACGGGGGACGTTATCGTCGTCGTCGTTATGCCGTATTAAATACGACTTCTAGAAACAGTGAGATCGTTCTAGCGCCGCATCAACCTCATTACCAAAGTCTAAATTACAATGCGCTTAATGGTGGCATTGCGCGTGACTTTGAAGCGATACAAACCAGCACTATCCAAAGTAATAGCATGCAATCCGTGCTTAAATTTTGCCAAACTGTGTTTAGCGAGCTGATGCCCAATACGCCTTGGCACATTGAATGCCATCAGTTTCGCATTGAAGCCAATGACGAAGCTTTTGGCAAACCTACACCTGAAGGCATTCATCGTGATGGCGTGGACTTTGTATTAGTGATGATGGTGAAACGCCAAAATATTTCCAGTGGCACCACCACCATGCACGATTTGGAACACAAAAATTTAGATAGTTTTACACTTACTGAGCCTTTAGATGTTGCTATCGTCAACGATCATCGTTGCATGCACGGAGTAACCCCTATCGTACCATTAGACCCTACACAGCCTGCTTATCGTGACGTGTTAGTGGTCACTTTCAAAAAATTTAAGCAGTAA
- a CDS encoding MFS transporter — protein MVKNNHPPAHQSANPLRNLSFFKLLSYRVLMVLSYQIMAVVVGWHLYQITHDPLSLGLIGLAEIIPYFCTALFAGYAVDHYSRRNFGVSSSFTLMIAALLIYTITNGKLSGDPTLWIYGAIALIGLARAFIAPTYSAIFASIMPRQEYAKGASIGSAAFQFGLITGPAIGGILVGWTSLEVAYLVSSGLAFASGIALLTLNVHTPKVVAEKAIFSGIAEGVRFVYNHQVILSGQALDMFAVLFGGAVAMLPAFIHDVYHYGPEGLGILRASPAIGAIITGAYLAKHPIDENAGKWLLLSVAGFGVCIIAFALTPHFWFAAVLLMLSGVCDGVSVVLRTTIMQLATPDHMRGRVASINGLFIGSSNELGAFESGLMARVMGLIPSVIFGGLMTLGVVAATATLAPKLRRLNLKHLESETHEK, from the coding sequence ATGGTCAAAAATAACCATCCCCCAGCACATCAAAGTGCGAATCCGCTACGCAATTTGAGTTTCTTCAAACTACTCAGTTATCGCGTTTTGATGGTGCTTTCCTACCAAATCATGGCGGTGGTCGTAGGCTGGCATTTGTACCAAATCACACACGACCCACTCTCGCTTGGTCTCATAGGCCTGGCTGAAATCATCCCCTACTTTTGCACGGCCTTATTTGCGGGCTATGCGGTAGACCATTACTCAAGGCGTAACTTTGGGGTAAGTTCCTCATTCACGCTCATGATTGCAGCCTTGTTAATTTATACAATCACAAATGGCAAATTATCAGGCGACCCAACACTATGGATTTACGGTGCAATCGCTCTGATTGGTTTAGCTCGCGCTTTTATTGCACCCACATACAGCGCAATTTTCGCTTCCATCATGCCGCGCCAGGAATATGCAAAAGGCGCAAGCATCGGTAGTGCCGCATTCCAATTTGGTTTAATCACCGGCCCAGCGATTGGCGGAATCTTGGTTGGCTGGACCAGCTTAGAAGTCGCTTACTTAGTCTCTTCTGGCTTAGCTTTCGCTTCAGGAATTGCCTTACTTACTCTCAACGTACACACCCCAAAAGTGGTGGCAGAAAAAGCGATTTTTTCTGGTATCGCCGAAGGGGTGCGTTTTGTATATAACCACCAAGTGATTTTGAGCGGTCAAGCACTTGATATGTTTGCCGTACTGTTTGGTGGTGCGGTGGCGATGTTACCCGCTTTTATTCACGATGTTTATCACTATGGCCCTGAGGGCCTAGGCATTCTGCGTGCTTCACCAGCCATCGGCGCAATTATCACCGGCGCATATTTAGCCAAGCATCCAATTGATGAAAATGCTGGCAAATGGCTATTGTTGTCAGTCGCTGGTTTTGGTGTTTGCATCATTGCTTTTGCACTGACGCCACATTTCTGGTTTGCTGCAGTGCTCTTGATGCTTTCAGGTGTGTGTGATGGTGTTTCAGTTGTCTTACGCACCACGATTATGCAACTCGCCACACCAGACCACATGCGTGGCAGAGTTGCCTCTATCAACGGTTTGTTTATTGGCTCTTCAAATGAGTTAGGGGCTTTTGAATCTGGCCTCATGGCGAGGGTAATGGGTTTGATTCCATCCGTGATCTTTGGCGGCTTGATGACACTTGGCGTGGTGGCAGCTACCGCCACACTTGCGCCTAAGCTGCGGAGACTTAACTTAAAACATCTCGAATCGGAAACTCACGAAAAATAG
- the rpe gene encoding ribulose-phosphate 3-epimerase, whose product MAKQFRIAPSILSANFAKLGQEITDVITSGTDLVHFDVMDNHYVPNLTIGPLVCESIREISKNAGALIDVHLMVKPVDRIIPDFAKAGANIITFHPEASDHIDRSLAMVRDLGCKSGLVFNPATPLHYLDHVMDKVDMILLMSVNPGFGGQKFIPETLNKLRLARAKIDAYTAQTGREIWLEVDGGVNVANIAEIARAGADTFVAGSAVFGAGKDTDPNRYNSIVSELRAQLATV is encoded by the coding sequence ATGGCTAAACAATTCAGAATTGCTCCAAGTATCCTTTCAGCAAACTTCGCCAAACTAGGTCAAGAAATCACAGACGTGATTACGTCTGGTACTGACCTTGTGCACTTTGACGTGATGGATAACCATTACGTCCCAAACTTAACGATTGGCCCATTGGTTTGTGAGTCTATCCGTGAAATTTCTAAAAATGCGGGTGCGTTGATTGACGTGCATTTGATGGTGAAGCCAGTGGATCGTATCATTCCTGACTTCGCAAAAGCTGGCGCGAACATTATTACTTTCCATCCTGAGGCTTCGGATCATATTGATCGTAGTTTAGCGATGGTGCGTGACTTAGGTTGTAAATCTGGCTTGGTGTTTAACCCAGCGACACCACTTCACTACCTAGACCACGTCATGGACAAAGTGGACATGATTTTGTTGATGTCTGTGAACCCGGGCTTTGGCGGTCAAAAATTCATTCCTGAAACATTAAACAAACTGCGTTTAGCACGTGCAAAAATCGACGCTTACACAGCACAAACCGGTCGCGAGATTTGGTTGGAAGTGGACGGCGGCGTGAACGTAGCGAACATTGCTGAAATTGCCCGTGCTGGTGCGGATACATTTGTAGCGGGTTCAGCGGTGTTTGGTGCAGGTAAAGATACTGATCCTAACCGATACAACTCGATTGTTTCTGAATTGCGCGCCCAATTGGCGACAGTCTAA
- the trpD gene encoding anthranilate phosphoribosyltransferase: MAFKDVLSQLLERQDLTQSGMLDVMHQVMSGELTPAQISAFLIALRAKGETVDEIAAAAMVMRELSTKVDIQDASHLIDTCGTGGDGIQTFNVSTVSAFVAAAAGATVAKHGGRSVSSTCGSADVLEALGVNVNQTPAQVAECVNAIGIGFMFAPNHHSAMKYAAPVRRELGVRTLFNLLGPMTNPATARRQVMGVFDKSLTGKLAKVLQQLGSEHVLVVHGADGMDEISFTGDTYVAELKNGQVTEYVINPSQLGLAIHRLNDIQIQNAEESKAMILDVLNGKPRNEKSSAARDIVLMNAGAAIYVSGQAENLKAGVQKAAEVIGCGAALEKLKQLIVRSHQT, translated from the coding sequence ATGGCGTTTAAAGACGTTCTTAGTCAATTGCTTGAGCGTCAAGATCTGACGCAAAGCGGGATGTTGGACGTTATGCATCAAGTGATGAGCGGCGAACTGACGCCGGCACAGATTTCAGCTTTTCTCATTGCACTTCGTGCCAAAGGTGAAACGGTCGATGAGATTGCTGCTGCCGCGATGGTGATGCGCGAACTTTCTACCAAAGTCGACATTCAAGATGCTTCCCATTTGATTGATACTTGCGGAACTGGCGGCGATGGAATCCAAACATTTAATGTTTCAACCGTATCCGCTTTTGTAGCGGCAGCGGCAGGCGCGACTGTAGCAAAGCATGGTGGGCGTTCTGTTTCTTCAACTTGCGGTAGTGCAGATGTGCTCGAAGCGCTGGGCGTGAATGTCAACCAAACGCCGGCGCAAGTGGCTGAGTGCGTGAATGCAATTGGTATTGGTTTTATGTTTGCCCCAAATCATCACAGCGCGATGAAATATGCCGCCCCTGTGCGCCGAGAGCTGGGTGTTCGTACTTTGTTTAACTTACTTGGCCCAATGACAAATCCAGCGACAGCGCGTCGTCAGGTCATGGGTGTGTTTGATAAAAGTCTCACTGGTAAGCTTGCGAAAGTCTTACAGCAACTTGGGAGTGAGCATGTGCTGGTGGTTCACGGTGCCGATGGTATGGATGAAATTTCATTCACTGGTGACACCTATGTAGCTGAGCTGAAAAATGGTCAAGTGACCGAGTATGTGATTAATCCTAGCCAATTAGGCTTAGCAATACATCGTCTCAATGACATTCAAATCCAAAACGCAGAAGAATCTAAAGCCATGATCTTGGATGTGTTAAATGGCAAGCCTCGAAATGAAAAATCAAGCGCTGCCAGAGATATCGTGCTCATGAATGCTGGTGCTGCGATTTATGTATCAGGCCAAGCCGAAAATCTGAAAGCTGGCGTTCAAAAAGCGGCTGAAGTGATTGGTTGCGGTGCTGCGCTAGAGAAATTAAAACAGTTAATTGTGCGATCTCATCAAACTTAA
- a CDS encoding anthranilate synthase component II, producing MLLMIDNYDSFTYNLVQYLAELGQDVQVYRNDEIDLAKIKSLNPDHIVISPGPCTPNEAGISVPLIHEFAGKIPLLGVCLGHQSIGQAFGGKIVHAKQLMHGKTSLIHHKNIGVFKDLPNPYTATRYHSLVIERESIPDCLEITAWTDDGEIMGVRHKTLAVEGVQFHPESILTEYGHELLNNFLKAN from the coding sequence ATGCTATTAATGATTGATAATTACGACTCCTTTACCTATAACCTCGTGCAATATTTGGCTGAACTAGGTCAAGATGTGCAGGTTTACCGTAATGATGAAATTGACTTAGCTAAAATAAAGTCGCTCAATCCCGACCATATTGTGATTTCACCCGGCCCATGTACCCCAAATGAAGCGGGCATTTCTGTGCCATTGATTCATGAGTTTGCAGGCAAAATTCCTTTGCTTGGTGTGTGTTTGGGGCATCAAAGTATCGGCCAAGCTTTTGGTGGTAAAATTGTGCATGCAAAACAATTGATGCACGGTAAAACATCATTGATTCATCATAAAAATATTGGTGTGTTTAAAGACCTGCCTAATCCATATACGGCGACGCGTTATCACTCATTGGTGATTGAGCGTGAAAGCATTCCTGATTGTCTTGAAATTACCGCATGGACGGATGATGGTGAGATTATGGGGGTGCGCCATAAAACGTTAGCGGTTGAAGGTGTGCAATTCCATCCTGAGTCGATTTTGACTGAGTATGGTCATGAGCTACTTAATAACTTTTTGAAGGCCAACTAA
- the prfA gene encoding peptide chain release factor 1: protein MKPSMMKKLATLSERLDELNRLLSSEGATSNMDNYRKLTQEHAEITPIVEQFRAFEQGEADIAEAQKMLSDPEMKEFAQEEIENGKATLEAVENELQKLLLPKDPNDERNIFLEIRAGTGGDESALFAGDLFRMYSRYAERQRWKVEIVSASDSEVGGYKEIIAKVEGHGAYSKLKFESGGHRVQRVPDTETQGRIHTSACTVAVLPEADEVSDVVINPAEIRIDTYRASGAGGQHINKTDSAVRITHLPTGIVVECQDDRSQHKNKAQAMSVLVARIKDAEVRAQQSKIASERKSLIGSGDRSERIRTYNYPQGRITDHRINLTLYKIDAITEGDMDELIGALAAEHQADMLATLGEDN, encoded by the coding sequence ATGAAACCATCCATGATGAAAAAGCTCGCGACATTAAGCGAGCGTTTAGACGAACTCAACCGCCTGCTCAGTAGCGAAGGCGCAACATCCAACATGGATAACTACCGTAAGCTCACGCAAGAGCATGCTGAAATCACCCCCATCGTTGAGCAATTTCGTGCCTTTGAGCAAGGCGAAGCCGATATTGCTGAAGCGCAAAAAATGCTCTCCGATCCCGAAATGAAAGAATTTGCACAAGAAGAAATTGAAAACGGCAAAGCTACTTTAGAAGCCGTTGAAAACGAACTACAAAAACTCTTGCTACCTAAAGACCCTAACGATGAACGCAATATCTTCTTAGAAATCCGTGCCGGCACGGGTGGGGATGAATCCGCTTTATTTGCAGGCGACTTATTCCGCATGTATTCACGTTATGCAGAGCGTCAACGCTGGAAAGTAGAAATCGTTTCAGCAAGTGACTCTGAGGTGGGTGGCTACAAAGAAATTATTGCCAAGGTAGAAGGCCACGGCGCTTATTCAAAACTTAAATTTGAGTCTGGTGGTCACCGCGTGCAACGCGTCCCTGACACTGAAACACAAGGCCGCATTCATACATCTGCATGTACTGTTGCGGTATTGCCAGAAGCAGATGAAGTCAGTGATGTCGTGATTAATCCTGCGGAAATTCGTATTGATACCTACCGTGCCAGTGGCGCGGGTGGTCAGCACATTAACAAAACCGATTCCGCTGTGCGGATTACCCACTTGCCAACCGGCATTGTGGTGGAATGCCAAGATGACCGAAGCCAACACAAAAACAAAGCCCAAGCGATGAGCGTGTTAGTCGCACGAATTAAAGATGCGGAAGTTCGCGCACAACAATCGAAAATCGCGAGTGAGCGTAAAAGTTTGATTGGTTCTGGCGACCGCTCTGAGCGCATCCGCACTTACAACTACCCGCAAGGCCGTATTACCGACCACCGCATCAACCTCACGCTTTATAAGATTGACGCGATTACCGAGGGTGATATGGACGAATTAATTGGCGCACTTGCTGCAGAGCACCAAGCCGATATGTTGGCGACCTTGGGTGAAGATAACTAA
- the pqqA gene encoding pyrroloquinoline quinone precursor peptide PqqA translates to MWTKPAATEMRFGFEVTMYVMNK, encoded by the coding sequence ATGTGGACTAAACCAGCAGCGACAGAAATGCGTTTCGGCTTTGAAGTAACAATGTACGTAATGAACAAATAA
- the trpE gene encoding anthranilate synthase component I → MLETINQSEFNALAAQGFNRIPLVIETFADLDTPLSLYLKLANAPFSYLLESVQGGERFGRYSIIGLPARTRIVANRRDVQVLQDNKVVETASDVNPLDFVQSYQARFKVPPYQGLPRFTGGLAGYFGYDTVRYIERRLADKVKPDDVNVPDVLLMVSEELAVVDNLSGKLYFIVYADPAEQDAYAKAKRRLAELILRLRKSVSIPEAQALKQEQAQSDFGEANFKAAVEKAKRYIFDGDIMQVVLSQRMSQPFYAPPLSLYRALRSLNPSPYMFYYDMGDHHVVGASPEILVRLEDGTVTARPIAGTRPRGKTREQDLALADELLADPKERAEHVQLMDLGRNDVGRVAQTGTVKVTDNMMIERYSHVMHIVSNVEGKLKPGMDAIDVLKATFPAGTVSGAPKVRAMEIIDELEPIKRGIYAGAVGYLGFNGDMDVAIAIRTGVIKNNKLYVQAGAGIVADSVPESEWMETQNKARAVLRAAELVNLGLDTGLEGKE, encoded by the coding sequence ATGTTAGAAACTATCAATCAATCAGAATTTAATGCGCTAGCTGCTCAAGGCTTTAATCGCATTCCCTTAGTGATCGAGACTTTTGCGGATCTCGACACACCGCTCTCGCTTTACCTCAAGCTTGCTAATGCACCGTTCTCCTATTTGCTTGAATCTGTGCAAGGTGGCGAGCGTTTTGGGCGTTATTCCATCATTGGTTTGCCAGCACGCACGCGTATTGTGGCGAATCGCCGTGATGTGCAGGTGTTGCAAGACAATAAGGTGGTTGAAACCGCTAGCGATGTGAATCCACTAGACTTTGTCCAAAGCTATCAAGCGCGCTTCAAAGTGCCGCCTTATCAAGGCTTGCCTCGCTTTACTGGGGGCTTGGCTGGTTATTTTGGCTACGATACCGTGCGTTATATCGAGCGCCGTTTAGCTGACAAGGTGAAGCCCGATGATGTGAACGTACCTGATGTGTTGCTGATGGTGTCTGAAGAGCTGGCAGTAGTGGACAATTTATCAGGCAAGCTTTACTTCATTGTTTATGCAGATCCGGCTGAACAAGATGCTTATGCAAAAGCAAAGCGTCGTTTAGCTGAGTTGATTCTGCGTTTACGCAAATCAGTTTCAATTCCTGAAGCGCAAGCGCTCAAGCAAGAACAAGCCCAGTCGGATTTCGGCGAGGCTAATTTCAAAGCAGCGGTTGAAAAAGCAAAGCGCTATATTTTTGATGGAGACATCATGCAAGTGGTGTTGTCTCAGCGCATGTCACAACCATTTTATGCGCCACCACTTTCTCTATACCGTGCGCTTCGTAGCTTGAATCCATCGCCTTATATGTTCTATTACGATATGGGTGACCATCATGTCGTCGGCGCATCTCCAGAGATTTTAGTGCGTCTTGAAGACGGCACCGTGACAGCTCGTCCAATTGCGGGTACACGTCCTCGCGGTAAAACACGGGAGCAAGATTTGGCATTGGCAGATGAGTTGTTGGCTGACCCAAAAGAACGCGCAGAACATGTCCAATTAATGGACTTAGGTCGTAATGATGTGGGCCGCGTTGCGCAAACAGGCACAGTAAAAGTCACTGACAATATGATGATTGAGCGTTATTCCCACGTGATGCATATTGTTTCGAATGTGGAAGGCAAGCTCAAACCTGGCATGGATGCGATTGATGTGTTGAAAGCGACGTTTCCCGCCGGTACGGTAAGTGGCGCACCAAAAGTACGTGCTATGGAAATCATTGATGAATTAGAGCCGATTAAACGCGGGATTTATGCTGGCGCTGTGGGATATTTAGGCTTTAATGGTGATATGGACGTGGCGATTGCAATTCGTACTGGCGTGATTAAAAACAATAAGCTTTATGTGCAAGCAGGTGCGGGCATCGTGGCCGACTCTGTGCCTGAAAGTGAATGGATGGAAACGCAAAACAAAGCGCGCGCGGTGTTACGTGCTGCCGAGTTAGTTAATTTGGGCCTAGATACCGGCCTGGAAGGTAAGGAGTAA